Proteins found in one Dehalococcoidia bacterium genomic segment:
- the thiE gene encoding thiamine phosphate synthase, translating to MNLRGLYVIVDPAAGAQGRELEVARAALEGGARLLQLRDKTREKGLQLPVAREMARLCREHGALFIVNDHVDLALVCGADGVHVGQKDLPVAEVRRIVPPGFIVGCSTNNVHEASMAQADGASYVSVGRLFPTTSKQDTRPATLEVLRAIKAAVQLPVCAIGGINEENIDAVLAAGADMVAVIAAVVSAPDPREAARRLASRFAP from the coding sequence GTGAATCTGCGAGGCCTGTACGTCATAGTCGACCCGGCAGCCGGCGCCCAGGGACGGGAGCTGGAGGTGGCCAGGGCCGCCCTGGAAGGGGGCGCCCGCTTGCTGCAGTTGCGCGACAAGACCCGCGAAAAGGGCCTCCAGCTCCCCGTTGCCCGCGAGATGGCCCGCCTGTGTCGCGAGCACGGCGCCCTGTTCATCGTCAACGACCACGTGGACCTGGCCCTGGTCTGTGGGGCCGACGGCGTCCACGTCGGGCAGAAGGACCTGCCGGTGGCAGAGGTCAGGCGCATCGTCCCTCCCGGCTTCATCGTCGGTTGCTCCACCAACAACGTCCATGAGGCGTCGATGGCGCAGGCCGACGGCGCCAGCTACGTCTCCGTCGGTCGGCTCTTCCCCACCACCTCCAAGCAGGACACCCGCCCCGCCACCCTGGAGGTGCTGCGGGCCATCAAGGCTGCTGTGCAGTTGCCGGTCTGCGCCATCGGCGGCATCAACGAGGAGAACATAGATGCCGTGCTGGCGGCGGGGGCGGATATGGTGGCGGTCATCGCGGCGGTCGTCTCCGCTCCCGATCCACGGGAGGCGGCCAGACGTCTCGCTTCCCGGTTCGCGCCCTAG
- a CDS encoding YtxH domain-containing protein: MTKWLLMGFLLGIATGFALGMLTAPSRGYEVRQRLRERAQPAVERMRERIRMMRQRAA; encoded by the coding sequence ATGACGAAGTGGCTTCTGATGGGCTTCCTTCTGGGCATCGCCACCGGTTTCGCCTTGGGCATGCTCACCGCGCCATCGCGAGGCTACGAGGTCCGCCAGCGGCTACGGGAGCGCGCCCAGCCGGCCGTGGAGCGCATGCGGGAGCGCATCCGCATGATGCGGCAGCGGGCCGCCTAG
- the thiO gene encoding glycine oxidase ThiO, whose product MDDESDAIVIGGGVVGCAVAYSLASCGLQVLLLERGGLAEEASGAAAGMLAPLAEAHGPGPFLELCLAGLALFPSLARELEEATGLDIGLSRCGLLRVALTDEDEESLRRRYRWQLDTGLPLTWLEGEEARAVEPALSPGVRAAVLSEAEGQVEPQLLAHALARAAQARGARVLLSTPVLGIVRRGRRVYGVRTPSGIVRGRQVVVAAGPWTGRLLAGIGLHLPTPPRRGQMLAYRGRPVGRIVWGPEGYLAPKATGVTYAGATVEAVGFRRRTTQRGLRRLQRMARTLVPALGRAEVAAAWAGLRPGSPDGLPIIGPVPGWDGLSVASGHFRNGVLLAPITGRLLAQALTGQPTDLPLDPFSPARFLA is encoded by the coding sequence CCTCGCCTCCTGCGGCCTCCAGGTGCTGCTTCTGGAGCGGGGCGGGCTGGCCGAGGAGGCATCGGGGGCGGCGGCGGGGATGCTCGCCCCCCTGGCCGAGGCCCATGGCCCCGGCCCTTTCCTGGAGCTGTGTCTGGCCGGCCTCGCCCTGTTCCCGTCGCTCGCCCGCGAGTTGGAGGAGGCTACCGGCCTGGACATCGGCCTGTCGCGCTGCGGGCTGCTGCGGGTCGCCCTGACCGACGAAGACGAGGAGTCGTTGCGCCGCCGCTACCGCTGGCAGCTCGACACGGGCCTGCCCCTGACCTGGCTGGAGGGCGAAGAGGCCCGGGCGGTGGAACCGGCCCTGTCGCCGGGGGTGAGGGCCGCCGTCCTCTCGGAGGCCGAGGGGCAGGTGGAGCCGCAGCTCCTGGCCCACGCCCTGGCCCGGGCAGCCCAGGCCCGGGGTGCCCGCGTCCTTCTCTCGACGCCCGTGCTGGGAATCGTCCGCCGAGGCCGTCGGGTCTACGGGGTGCGGACGCCCAGCGGCATCGTGCGCGGGCGGCAGGTGGTAGTGGCGGCCGGCCCCTGGACCGGGCGGCTGCTGGCAGGCATCGGCCTCCATCTGCCCACCCCGCCCCGGCGCGGGCAGATGCTGGCCTACCGCGGCCGACCGGTGGGGCGCATCGTCTGGGGCCCGGAAGGTTATCTCGCCCCCAAGGCGACGGGCGTAACGTATGCCGGCGCCACCGTCGAGGCTGTGGGCTTTCGCCGTCGGACCACCCAGCGGGGACTGCGGAGGCTGCAGCGTATGGCCCGCACCCTGGTGCCCGCCCTGGGACGGGCGGAGGTGGCAGCGGCCTGGGCAGGGCTACGGCCCGGCTCCCCCGACGGCCTCCCCATCATTGGCCCGGTGCCCGGCTGGGATGGGCTGAGCGTCGCTAGCGGCCACTTCCGCAACGGCGTCCTTCTGGCCCCCATCACCGGCCGCCTGCTCGCCCAGGCCCTCACGGGACAGCCTACGGACCTGCCCCTGGACCCTTTCAGCCCGGCCCGCTTTCTCGCCTAG
- the thiS gene encoding sulfur carrier protein ThiS, whose product MIRVVINGREQSLERPLTVAEYVSSLPVNQRWLAVARNGEVVPRHRWPEVVIQDGDVIEVVRMVGGGAPGDGRMVEAQTRPARFIRG is encoded by the coding sequence ATGATACGTGTGGTCATCAACGGGCGCGAGCAGTCCCTGGAGCGCCCCCTGACAGTGGCCGAATACGTCAGCTCCCTGCCCGTCAACCAGCGCTGGCTGGCTGTTGCCAGGAACGGTGAGGTGGTGCCGCGCCATCGCTGGCCGGAAGTCGTCATCCAGGACGGGGACGTCATCGAGGTGGTGCGCATGGTGGGCGGGGGCGCCCCCGGAGATGGTAGAATGGTGGAGGCCCAGACACGACCGGCTCGATTCATCAGGGGGTGA